Proteins found in one Melospiza melodia melodia isolate bMelMel2 chromosome 13, bMelMel2.pri, whole genome shotgun sequence genomic segment:
- the SPIRE2 gene encoding protein spire homolog 2 isoform X1 yields MARAGAGPPRELSLEEVLKCYEQPLNEEQAWALCFQGCRAAAAAPVAPAPLRTADIRLRADGSLRLPAPPHDVPALLTPSAEAQMVQSLGFAVYRALDWGLDENEERELSPRLEQLIDLMTNSDSEDSGCATADEGYGGQEEEEEGAEGQPRSVRTFGQAMRCCAARLADPAGAPAHYQAVCRALFAETVELMAFLAKIRDAKELLQKLKEDEEEEERPAAELGNLRNTDWARLWVQLMRELRHGVKLKKVQEKQFNPLPTEYQLTPFEMLMQDIRARNYKLRKVMVDGDIPPRVKKDAHELILDFIRSRPPLKQASERRLRPLPQKQRTLHEKILEEIRQERKLRPVEQKGYSSLPCIPHACAGRLSSSSCLELSLCPASAVPARPRPRVLLKAPTLAEMEEMNLSEDEDSPATEVPLKRDRSFSEQDLAQLQSQLGGDQAVPRDPEPLQPEPRPRSGSVPASCHSLPDGPARPRAALGAVEERPEDGSSAAPASSSKHLWLEFSHPVESLALTVEEMINVRRVLVKAEMEKFLQSKELYSSLRRGKVCCCCRAKFPLFSWPTSCFFCKRSVCSSCSLKMKMPSKKLAHIPVYALGFESLPGSLLPKAPPLRRREPFHSLSGPCWRRVEEEFPHIYAQGSVLRDVCSDCAGFVTDVVSSSRRSVAVLHASAANRRHAKARSLYSDAWLP; encoded by the exons ATGgcgcgggcgggcgcggggccgccgCGGGAGCTGTCCCTGGAGGAGGTGCTGAAGTGCTACGAGCAGCCGCTGAACGAGGAGCAGGCCTGGGCGCTCTGCTTCCAGGgctgccgcgccgccgccgccgcccccgtgGCCCCCGCGCCGCTCCGCACCGCCGACATCCGCCTCCGCGCCGACGGCTCCCTCCGCCTGCCCGCCCCGCCGCACG ACGTGCCCGCGCTGCTGACGCCCTCTGCCGAAGCCCAG ATGGTGCAGTCGCTGGGCTTTGCCGTGTACCGGGCGCTGGACTGGGGGCTGGACGAGAACGAGGAGcgggagctgagcccgcgcctgGAGCAGCTCATCGACCTGATGACCAACAGCGACTCCGAGGACAGCGGCTGCGCCACGGCCGACGAGGGCTAtggggggcaggaggaggaggaggagggcgccGAGGGGCAGCCCCGCTCCGTGCGCACCTTCGGGCAGGCCATGCGCTGCTGCGCCGCCCGCCTGGCCGACCCCGCGGGCGCCCCGGCGCATTACCAGGCCGTGTGCCGAGCCCTCTTCGCCGAGACCGTGGAGCTCATGGCCTTCCTCGCCAAGATCCGCGACGCCAAGGAG ctgctgcagaagctgaaggaggatgaggaagaggaggagcggccGGCGGCGGAGCTGGGCAACCTGCGCAACACAGACTGG GCCCGGCTGTGGGTGCAGCTGATGCGGGAGCTGCGGCACGGTGTGAAGCTGAAGAAGGTGCAGGAGAAGCAGTTCAACCCTCTGCCCACCGAGTACCAGCTCACGCCCTTCGAGATGCTCATGCAGGACATCCGTGCCCGCAACTACAAACTCCGCAAGGTCATG gtggACGGAGACATCCCCCCCCGCGTGAAGAAAGATGCCCACGAGCTCATCCTGGACTTCATCCGCTCCCGGCCCCCCCTGAAGCAG GCCTCAGAGCGGCGGCTGCGGCCGCTGCCCCAGAAGCAGAGGACGCTCCATGAGAAGATCCTGGAGGAGATCAGGCAGGAGCGGAAGCTGCGGCCCGTGGAGCAGAAAG GgtacagctccctgccctgcatcccccaCGCCTGCGCCGGCCGCctgagctccagctcctgcctcgagctgtccctgtgcccggcCAGCGCCGtccccgcccgcccgcggccgcGCGTCCTGCTCAAGGCACCCACCCTGGCCGAGATGGAGGAGATGAACCTCTCTGAG GACGAGGACTCTCCAGCCACGGAGGTGCCGCTGAAGCGGGATCGCTCCTTCTCGGAGCaggacctggcacagctgcagagcCAGCTGGGGGGGGACCAGGCTGTGCCCCGGGACCCAGAGCCgctgcagcctgagccccggccccgctcag GCTCTGTCCCTGCCAGCTGCCACTCGCTGCCAGATGGCCCAGCCAGGCCCCGAGCTGCCCTTGGAGCTGTGGAGGAGAGGCCAGAGGATGGATCcagcgctgcccctgccagcagctccaagcaCCTCTGGCTG GAGTTCAGCCACCCTGTGGAGAGCCTGGCCCTGACCGTGGAGGAGATGATCAACGTGCGCAGGGTGCTGGTCAAGGCTGAGATGGAGAAGTTCCTGCAGAGCAAGGAGCTGTACAGCAGCCTGCGGAGGGGGaag gtctgctgctgctgcagggccaagTTTCCTCTCTTCTCCTGGCCCACGTCATGTTTCTTCTGCAAGCG gtcTGTGTGTAGCTCCTGCAGTCTGAAG ATGAAGATGCCTTCCAAGAAGCTGGCTCACATCCCCGTCTACGCGCTGGGCTTCGAGAGCCTGCCGGGCTCGCTGCTGCCCAAGGCGCCGCCGCTGCGCCGGAGGGAGCCCTTCCA CTCGCTCTCGGGGCCGTGCTGGCGCCGGGTGGAGGAGGAATTCCCGCACATCTACGCCCAGGGCTCGGTCCTGCGCGACGTCTGCTCGGACTGCGCCGGCTTCGTGACGGACG
- the SPIRE2 gene encoding protein spire homolog 2 isoform X2, whose protein sequence is MVQSLGFAVYRALDWGLDENEERELSPRLEQLIDLMTNSDSEDSGCATADEGYGGQEEEEEGAEGQPRSVRTFGQAMRCCAARLADPAGAPAHYQAVCRALFAETVELMAFLAKIRDAKELLQKLKEDEEEEERPAAELGNLRNTDWARLWVQLMRELRHGVKLKKVQEKQFNPLPTEYQLTPFEMLMQDIRARNYKLRKVMVDGDIPPRVKKDAHELILDFIRSRPPLKQASERRLRPLPQKQRTLHEKILEEIRQERKLRPVEQKGYSSLPCIPHACAGRLSSSSCLELSLCPASAVPARPRPRVLLKAPTLAEMEEMNLSEDEDSPATEVPLKRDRSFSEQDLAQLQSQLGGDQAVPRDPEPLQPEPRPRSGSVPASCHSLPDGPARPRAALGAVEERPEDGSSAAPASSSKHLWLEFSHPVESLALTVEEMINVRRVLVKAEMEKFLQSKELYSSLRRGKVCCCCRAKFPLFSWPTSCFFCKRSVCSSCSLKMKMPSKKLAHIPVYALGFESLPGSLLPKAPPLRRREPFHSLSGPCWRRVEEEFPHIYAQGSVLRDVCSDCAGFVTDVVSSSRRSVAVLHASAANRRHAKARSLYSDAWLP, encoded by the exons ATGGTGCAGTCGCTGGGCTTTGCCGTGTACCGGGCGCTGGACTGGGGGCTGGACGAGAACGAGGAGcgggagctgagcccgcgcctgGAGCAGCTCATCGACCTGATGACCAACAGCGACTCCGAGGACAGCGGCTGCGCCACGGCCGACGAGGGCTAtggggggcaggaggaggaggaggagggcgccGAGGGGCAGCCCCGCTCCGTGCGCACCTTCGGGCAGGCCATGCGCTGCTGCGCCGCCCGCCTGGCCGACCCCGCGGGCGCCCCGGCGCATTACCAGGCCGTGTGCCGAGCCCTCTTCGCCGAGACCGTGGAGCTCATGGCCTTCCTCGCCAAGATCCGCGACGCCAAGGAG ctgctgcagaagctgaaggaggatgaggaagaggaggagcggccGGCGGCGGAGCTGGGCAACCTGCGCAACACAGACTGG GCCCGGCTGTGGGTGCAGCTGATGCGGGAGCTGCGGCACGGTGTGAAGCTGAAGAAGGTGCAGGAGAAGCAGTTCAACCCTCTGCCCACCGAGTACCAGCTCACGCCCTTCGAGATGCTCATGCAGGACATCCGTGCCCGCAACTACAAACTCCGCAAGGTCATG gtggACGGAGACATCCCCCCCCGCGTGAAGAAAGATGCCCACGAGCTCATCCTGGACTTCATCCGCTCCCGGCCCCCCCTGAAGCAG GCCTCAGAGCGGCGGCTGCGGCCGCTGCCCCAGAAGCAGAGGACGCTCCATGAGAAGATCCTGGAGGAGATCAGGCAGGAGCGGAAGCTGCGGCCCGTGGAGCAGAAAG GgtacagctccctgccctgcatcccccaCGCCTGCGCCGGCCGCctgagctccagctcctgcctcgagctgtccctgtgcccggcCAGCGCCGtccccgcccgcccgcggccgcGCGTCCTGCTCAAGGCACCCACCCTGGCCGAGATGGAGGAGATGAACCTCTCTGAG GACGAGGACTCTCCAGCCACGGAGGTGCCGCTGAAGCGGGATCGCTCCTTCTCGGAGCaggacctggcacagctgcagagcCAGCTGGGGGGGGACCAGGCTGTGCCCCGGGACCCAGAGCCgctgcagcctgagccccggccccgctcag GCTCTGTCCCTGCCAGCTGCCACTCGCTGCCAGATGGCCCAGCCAGGCCCCGAGCTGCCCTTGGAGCTGTGGAGGAGAGGCCAGAGGATGGATCcagcgctgcccctgccagcagctccaagcaCCTCTGGCTG GAGTTCAGCCACCCTGTGGAGAGCCTGGCCCTGACCGTGGAGGAGATGATCAACGTGCGCAGGGTGCTGGTCAAGGCTGAGATGGAGAAGTTCCTGCAGAGCAAGGAGCTGTACAGCAGCCTGCGGAGGGGGaag gtctgctgctgctgcagggccaagTTTCCTCTCTTCTCCTGGCCCACGTCATGTTTCTTCTGCAAGCG gtcTGTGTGTAGCTCCTGCAGTCTGAAG ATGAAGATGCCTTCCAAGAAGCTGGCTCACATCCCCGTCTACGCGCTGGGCTTCGAGAGCCTGCCGGGCTCGCTGCTGCCCAAGGCGCCGCCGCTGCGCCGGAGGGAGCCCTTCCA CTCGCTCTCGGGGCCGTGCTGGCGCCGGGTGGAGGAGGAATTCCCGCACATCTACGCCCAGGGCTCGGTCCTGCGCGACGTCTGCTCGGACTGCGCCGGCTTCGTGACGGACG